DNA sequence from the Acanthochromis polyacanthus isolate Apoly-LR-REF ecotype Palm Island chromosome 5, KAUST_Apoly_ChrSc, whole genome shotgun sequence genome:
ataaaaccaactattttcagtttcagtgggcATTACATGCTACATCCACATCTTAGCTTagtatttttcaatgtttttgctCATTCACAAGCTGCCTCCCCTTCTCTCTGCAGTCCTTTCATAAATTTTGAATCCTGCTCTTCCTGACCCTcctgaacctgcagcagctgtcactttgtttgctttcacaGTCAGACGTTTTAAGTGGGACATCAAACAGAGAGTCGCCGTTTGTTGTCTTGCTGTTTGATACTTTCTGCAGGTGTACCTTCTCTTTTTGGGGAATTAAAGCACAAGAAGCTAAAAGTTAACGGAACAACGTCATCCCTTGATCTGACTGCCTTTCCCAGGTTCAGATGAAAgccataaaaaagaaagaaaatgtcacttaatgcctgtttgttatttaaaatacatgcaTTCCTGTAgaagtgtttttaataattttatcaGTTAGTGGATGATGATGTTATTTGGGTCCATTCATCCCTATTTTAACTTTTAGACTATTACAAGAACAAGATATCAATGAATTTTGCAGTTGGTCATTGTCTCCATAGGGTGAATCTATTAAGTAAGTCCACAGCATTCTCACTAGTGTGACTTATCTTGCCTCTCCAACCTTTCATATATCTGTTTGAATCTACTTACTACAAAGGCCATAGTGTGACTTTATCATTGTTTTACCTTATAATGAACTAATTAAGCTAATTACACAAACTGCCCACATGCAAGTCCAATCTAAGCTAAACTGCTGGACAGAAAGTAGTCCTAGTAGTCGgtagaaaaaactttaaaactttacATACTTGGAAAGAATGTAGTATTTTGAGCAGAATAAACTTTTTAAACCTTTAGTTGTTAAGACACAAAGTACTTTTATAGGTGCAATAACCTATAAATCGTCAGCACTTCAGTACTTGGAGAGAAAATTGTATatttggtggaataaacctttaaattatatagacttaaaaaagcattttaggggaaaaaaacttaaaatttttcaaaattcgATAGGAAGTagttgggtggaataaaccaaTATAACTGATTTATATAAatgagcttaaaattgtcatatttcattgtagtcactttattcaaaatgttaaaaaatgatgtgttttgcACTTGTTGAAAGTTGTATAAAACCAAAGAattcaactgagaagccatgactgactcaggccagttgtgagcatcaaccatgtgaccaaaatccagacactttttgggtgaacctttcaattcattttcaatacattttatttaccagttcacatgtgtcatctcaagacacttcaataagaaaagtaaagacaaaattatagagagaaatccaacaaatccaaagtttcctttggattccctgtctgagcaagcacttggcgacagtggggaggtaaaactccctttttcaggaagaaccctccggcagaaccaggctcagacagggcggccatctgcctcgaccggttggggtgaggggaaAGAAGAGTGACAACAGGAAAAGTGAAAAGAGTGGAATCCTGTTGCAAAGTCCAGGCCTTCCTCTTCAAGTGTGGGAAGCCATGCGTTAAAGacgcttcacagtgaaaaactgtgacagtgaaagacacttgacagtgctgctcagtccatcacatcggacacacagcagcagcagaacgtcttctttatccaagagaagacacgttggaagcagttcttcttcttcttctttgtctttctctgctccTTCTCAGTGACTTCAGTGTCTTCATCCTCATTACTCTCCATGCCGTCCTCAGTGTCTTCAGCAGTGTCAGCATCGTCACTGTCCTCATACTCACTGCTCTTCAGGTCACTGTCCTCATCAAGCAAGCCTGTCaggttaattctgttttcaggatctgcaggcttaaccatgatgGACAGGCTGGTGGAGGGTCTAGATTCATcgctaaaaaaaggaaacatacactgttgggtttacatccgacaagcagagaatgtaaacatggaaatcaacagaagtccatatcagtcttttgtcacctgctgggctgctaatgtctcacaacctgtgtacaaagtaaatagaaacacacttaccaactgctggtggaggagctgctgctgaggtagctTTTGGTGATAAAGGGATGCCtgaggataccactgggggtgattctgtcgtcatcatcccactgaagcatcgccttcaacagctcgatgcactccctcctctcatcagcctctgctgggttgtccgtctcagagcacagctggtgcagaaaacattttgaaagtccaacagtggtcaaatcaccttccaccgtgaaatgtgaataccataaatgaacgggacttttcagcaactagctgctgcttcctaaactacCTACCGTTTTCATTTCTTCCAGAGAGTCGAACTTGTAAACTGTGGGGTCGGAGTGGACGAGATCGGTCCCAAAATAATCCATaggtgtctgaaagaagaaaacaatgatgcttactaaagtctttatcttattgagtgagtaaaggtcagaggtaaaatcacagtaggagtattgtaccttcagccgccacCAATCATTTGGCATTCTCTCAAAAAATAATCGTGATCTCCGGCCAGCATCGATGAGATATTGCGGCGGCAGATCCAGCAGATGGATCATGCGTCggagctgcagacaaaacataacaccatgttagacctgaagctaatcctgtcacggcttctaatgtgtttcagctgcagtaatttactcactgtCCAGTATTCTGAGTCTGATCCAAAGAGACTATCTTGAGTCATCATCCTGGCCATCACGCAGCCTAACGACCAAACGTCGATGGCTTCTGAATACGGCCGGCCCAGGAAGATTTCTGGAGctctaaatgtggaaaaaacatcaaatgaagatgtgacacagtagacagtaaggagacagcactgaattaaagatttctcaatgtttaaaaagtatcaGTATTTCATACCTATATGCAAGTCCTTGGCATAGCTTTCCTGCCCTGGCTTTGGACCTGTACTTGGCCAAACCAAAGTCAATCAGCTTGACCCTGAAGGGCTGCTTCACGtgatccaccatcatgatgttatcCTCCTTCACATCAGTGTGGATTATGCCGGcactctttgttgttttcaaagctacagccagctgcaagtaacaacatttatcaggagtttgttaaagaaatctgtcacatgacaataaaagtagaagttgtaaaggttcctgaaccaCCGATGTTGATTCTAGcaccactgaaggagagaaatataaggagacaatagaaggtcacacctgctgGATAACTGTACGGACGTGTTCCAGTGGCATTGGCTGTGGTAAATTCTCCACATAGTCCCACAGGGTGATGTCCAATTTTTCAAACACCAGGAGCCGCGTATTTTCTACAAAGATGTCTCCTTTGTAGTCAATGATGTTGGACTCCTTTGAGGTGTGGCTCATGagctttttcaggattttcGCCTGTGGAGACATAATATGATTGCTGAGGCACATcgtccaatcagttcttctcaacaactaaaaagtacataacatgaccagtaccactactcagaatcttgtAGTGGTACCACCTCTTTTTCAAACAatatcttttttgtgtcactgttcagctgaaatcagtgtcctacctcaTGGTCAAGATTGTTCCTTTGGGGCACCTTTATAGCCAcgtgctcttcagtgttgtttttcacacattccagcactgtTCCATAGCTTCCATCTCGCAGTTCTTTCACCACCGTGTAGCCTGTTGGGACTTCGGAACGCTGCCTTGAGGAACTCCCctcggaggaagatgaggatgatgatgaggatgaggatgatgatgaggatgaactttgaaagtacatttttgtcttgtcccagaagactgaaagtgaaacagacacaaaagagaaccataaTTTATGGATGTTAAaccattggtaatctaccacgctgttgtgatctcagttttcaatcatatttgctaaatattgaaccaattatcataaaacaacagcactgagtgttacaacctgttctgaattgtgttataagacatattggacagtactgcagcaaaactacatggatgtttcctcagaaactccaaagtgtttacttcattaaacagaagagaggagttacttacttcacaaaagtttggttatctagattttgctgaaatgtggatgtctctgagtttggtgtgaagctggtttcactaaactactcaataaacgaacaataaataaaatacattgaaatggtgtctccactcagagtttttgtgtttggcatgaattctagaatgcctttaaaaataatttataatttctcagcattgtttaattttgaaaatggcatgttaAATGACGACAACTggcactgtttttctcatctatctgcacttaataacttatagtgacatattctgagtaatgttgttataaattgttgaaatctctcatttgttagaacattttctgcttaactgtgtctcatttgacagatttttctcacataaaatatatttcaaatatattaaaaatgctaacttttagaaatgtgttcagcatttttattcacaaatcaagatatttgagaTAATGGTTTTAAAGCCTGTTTATCCACgtccagcacatttttaacatattacaggcatctgaggtaatgtttaaatgacagtatctcaagaactaatacagataaagcatgattttttatggttagttctagtttcaactacaggacaagtcgatgaaataatctctgataacaggtgaattgaaattgaaaaaataattaaaattgtcactgaaagtctcatctttgagcacacattaccccaaaaaaacaataatgcagaaatcatccaatgatattttctgacacttttgtacttgcatgccaggataatccaaaacaaaacatgcagaatatttttttatgaaaaagaaaatgtgatgaactttagtaactgattgagcagatatgacaagttgtaccaccaaagacaaaaatattgctGGATAGCATAAtccaatttcatttttggattccATGTTGCAAGTTAAGGAAACAGAATGAACTATTACTTTACTTATTACACTTACTGAATTAATTTACTtatcagaaaaaagtgaccttaaatcttgctcacatcaacacatcagaCTATCATTTTATActccaaaaatgaacatttcccAGTAGAACAATCCCAATATATCTATGCATTTGGTCATGGTTGTATCAAATTATTCCAAGTTTGAagctttaaaaccaaattttgtcttaacaaaaatgtttgtcctgctctttacaggagttggttttagttatccagttatgaccaaacctgaacacatcacttccCTTCCACGCTGCTAAGATCTGACTTTTTAataacaagatgttaaaaattacaagacaagtacaaaactgagtgttacatcctgttctgactcacGGATTTCTttacaaattggacagagttgtagaaaaatagatcttaaaactgccttctgaatgtttcctctggtgtttgcttcatcaaacagaacagtgaagtcacttacctcaaaaatgttggcttctttggACTTTGTTGAAAGGTTGATGAGTTTAATCTCGATGTCCTGCTAATTTCCAgtagtcctgttgtcctgctcAAATCCGTAAGACACTGTCCCCAACTGTCTGCACACTGACACTTATATGCagcatgaattctagaatgtctcattctgaactatttttaggggtgttcattctgcatagaaaccattgcatatcttgacaacggtacttcagatcatgctcaaacttggtaggggtattacaggggtcctgaggaagtgcagtggggagtttgaatcagattggatgaatggtggtgttttttcgatgcaatgaaatcaaggtagtcacattctgacagcagtctcagcactactttgtttaaatgtaaacaaagcagcagttattttttaaatttttaactgtcatatttactgtaaagaaagcacacagtggatgggtttgggttcatgtaaaatgctgaaacactggtgtgGTCACTGTATATGAGGAATATGGTTTTCCAAAGGGAACAAACTTGGAGTTAGTTGAGcctttgcagaaaacatgttgggggtaaattgtgccatcaattatgttgaagtaaaatttaaattttacacctcatataatgtaagatctgtctccatttgttcatgtatgACCTGATGGGCTGAAAAATCATTCTGTGGATTTTCATCTGCCACCTGACGTATGAACTTCCCCTTCTTTACTTCTCCGacagctctctccaaatccttaagagaagctgaagtcctgtctgtcttccactagtctcaaaattaaaatgtcaaataattttggttctaacatgtccatccatccatcctctatacaccgctttatcctcactagggtcatggggggtgctggagtctatcccagctgactcgggtgaaggcaggggacaccctggacaggtcaccagtctgtcacagggctacatatacagacacacaatcacactcacattcacacctacggacaatttagagtaaccaattaacctcagcatatttttggactgtgggaggaagccggagtacccggagaaaacccacacatgcacagggagaacatgcaaactccatgcaggaagatcccaggcccaggccgggatttgaaccagggatcttcttgctgcaaggtgaaagtgctaaccactacgacactgtgcagccctaaatattgaaccaattatcataaaacaacagcactgagtgttacaacctgttctgaattgtgttataaggcatattggacagtattgcaggaaaactacatggatgtttcctcagaaactccaaagtgtttacttcattaaacagaagagagaaattacttacttcacaaaagtttggttatccagattttgttgaaatgtggatgtctctgtgtttggtgttaagctggtttcactaaactactcactaaacgaataaataactcaataaaatacattgaaatggtgtctccactcagagtttttgtgtttggcatgaattctataatgcctttaaaaacaatttaaaaattcttagtgttgtttaattttgaaaatggcatgttaaatgaccaaaactggcactgtttttctcatctatctgcacttaataacCTATCATGACATGCTCTGATTCACCCTTTAAAGGacaggcaatttccgcccgaaatttctactgagatgtacagaaagtaaattgaatgctgttcttgaactgtttgaagttcatgcatggttggggtctcatttgaaagcagacaacctgtattttcacccagtgcagtcagaattactcttggtgctactggcacagagtatttcatgttggcacacactgaattaggatgaatttttccattttttaaagaagGCGCTAGAGAGGAGAATGCTGTGACTCTCGCGAGACTGCCAGTGAGATTTCGGAATACAACATGGCGGCGCCCTGCTGCTGAAATAGAATTCATTAGTCTTGGCTCTTTCtctaaacaaaattaaatttaatcaccGCATTACTTGCATTCAATTATTGATATTTCCTTACTCGAACTGCGGATTTGGAGCACCACCCACCGTGGAAGACCTCGAGCGATTTATCGACGGATATTTTTACAACTGCGTCATGGAAGACCCGAACCGCGACAATCCgtctaaaaagaggaaaaacgatTCCTCGACTGATACGGACGACCTAGCTACAACGGACGTCCCGGTTGATGTCCTGGAGTCCATAAATAAAAAGCTAGATGTTCTCAGCGTCCTCCGCGACGAAATTCGAGACCTGAAGGTAAGTTTGGAGAACGCCTATCAACAGGTAAGTGAGCTTCAACTTGATAACGCGGAACTACGTTCCAACTTTTCTGCAGTTACAACCGAGTTGGAAACAATTAAAAGGGAGAATAAAGCGCTTAAAGAGACTGTAGTGGATGTCCAATCCCGTAGTATGCgggacaatttaatattttcaggaaTCTCTGAAAGCACCACAGATAATCCGGAGACAGAAATTAAGAAATTCATGACAACGGCTTTAAAAATTCCCCAGGAAACGGTgaataatatttcctttcaccGCGTTCACAGGCTTGGAGCCCGTAGAGGCAATAAATCCCGTCCTATTATCGCTAAATtcgaacattttaaacagaaagaattagttAAAAGTAAAGGACGGGAGCTTAAAGGGACCTCTTTCGGAATGAACGATCAATTCCCGAGAGAGATCAACGAGcggcggaaggtattgtttcccATACTGAAGCAGAGCAGGCAGAAGGGTAAACGGTCTACTTTGGTTGTAGATAAACTTTATATCGACGGCCAACTGTACCGGGACCCCAATACCACTCCCTGGCTGTTCTGATCAGTATGGTGAAACGAAAGAGCTTTGTCTGTttacttaaaaaataatgtatatattgtgtgtgtgtgtgtatatatatatatatatatatatatatatatatatatgaaggtatgtatatgtgtatatgtatttaATCTCACTATGGCTACTTATAATAATGgctcactgttttatgtttgacccccttctgttcacctttttgtctacctcccctccctctgcttCCCCTAACCACCTAAACTCACACCTCCCTTCTCCCCCCACACAAACTCCCTATGTAaatcttttgtgtgttatatatGTCGAGGCAccagtgttctttgtttttttgtgctcacgtttgacatgttttacagtcttgTTATCCACATCCATCATAGATTTAAACCCTGCTATACACTCATCCAACGTTATCAGCagactgagtttatttcatAACATGCCAATATTAGTAAGCTGCTCACATAGATATACATCCAAGGCTGAACTTAAACAGTCTATATGCATAAACTAACTCTGGTCTCCTGGAATGTGTGTGGCACTCGCTCAcaggcaaaaagaataaaaattttagaccatttttcaaaattaaaagcagacatttgtctcctacaagaaacccacctacaaaaatctgaagaaaaattacttaCTGGCATAAATTTCAATCAGGTTTATTCTGCCTCTTTTAACAGTAGACAAAGAGGAGTCTCTATACTTATTCATAAGagactactttttactttaaatgacataatagttgactcagaaggcagatacattattatccaggcaactatattcaataaagaatatactattgggaatttgtacgcccctaataatgatgatccggccttttttcattcatttttttctcaactATCTGATTTAACAGCAAACTCAACTGTTATCATTGGAGGAGACTTCAACACAGTCCTAAATCCATCAGTAGATCGCTCCAATAACACAACTTGCAGTGCTGTTGCCCGGTCCCTTGGTGCTGTTTTCCGGTGAGCGGGTGGCCTCCCGGATTTGGGTATGGGAGGGGTGGTGTGGGTGGTGTGGCtggatggggtggggtggggtggctgggcgaggggtggtattacttcattttcacattattttcactccaaaaactcataaagaactcaaaaaatcacttcagataggcttcagtgtcgatcacacacacagattgagaggatcAGAGAAAATCTGCAGGTGGAGCCCTGACCACaggaatgaaatatcatataaacccgctggcagaggcgggatttatattcaagccattcagcaagctcattggctcccaggcctgtcaatctaacgtttcctccgacgtgattcgctgagaaacaagtcaatcaagtgatgtaatccatatctgtcagactcggccacgGTTGGCCGTTTCGCCGTGGTAGGCGGAAccgagtcacttgattggttgaagttcggtttgaagcggAAGAGAAGCcttcagtatccattttgaatgccGAACAAAGAAAATACGAGCATGTTTGATAAACTTATTCACCAAAATGCACTGAATATTacacgcacagcgccaccacacGCCAAACACCGTTACaaactctttttttcttgtctctctGGCTCAGCTACTGGCAATTGTGTTGCGTTGAAGAAACGTTGGAAATGGTGAATTTATGAACTAACATAATGGTGTAAACCAACAAACAATACATAACACATCATACACAATGTGGGCTTTCTAACAAATGTATTAAAACTTTTGTCATCTTTTCACCTTCAGCTGACTCCATCCAGCATCTATCTCGTAATGGACACAGGGGATGTTGTGATGCCCAGCCCCACTGGATACATTGATGACCTCAGTTCGGGACAACGGTGTGAGGTCTGTGGGGATGACAAACGCCACACTCCAGCTCTTCCAGGTACTGGTACAACTAATGATAATTACAATGGTTGAttaatgttttgttgattttatggAATTGATACATTCATTTTATATAAATGTAAGAAGTGTCAATCTGCTTTTCTCATAAAACCAGAGATCCCATCTTGAATAAACCCTAtcttgttttgtatttaaataataatgatttaaagatgaaaacttaaaaaataatcattttggaAATTGTTTCAGCACCTCTTCAAAGGCAGACGGGATTTACATTTCCTTTAAggccctctgctgctgttggagcACCACCCCCTGCTGCTCGTCCTGACAGACTATTTAATAGGTATGTAGAATAAAGTAAAGACACTTAatcaagaaaaaagtaaagacaCTTAATCAAGTCTGTCTGTCCATAACAGAATGTACCACTGACTTAGACACAAGGAAGTAATCTATTCTACTGTAAATTCTATGCACCGCAGAATAATAGGTAAAATCTCACtcttttggatggaatactcgccAAATGTCCACTAACCCAAGTGCTTTACTTATTCTTTTTAGCATTTGCACTGACTTGGGTCTTCTGCAAACAGTACCCCCACTATGATCCAATAGTGGATCTAATAGTAAATTAAAATCTCCTCCCATGATAATTTCGTGATTCCCTGTGCCCTGTAATTTAGCCTCAagatcttgaaaaaaataaatcatcatcTAAATTTGGGGCGTAGACATTGGCTAGAGTAAACACAACTCCTTGTAATTCCGCTGCTACAATAAGAATCCTTCCCATTTTGTCCTTAATTTGatgtacacattttaaatgtatgtgtTTACTAACAAGTATTATAACTCCTCTACTCTTTGTTGTCCCTGGATTACAAAACACCTGACCCACCCATCCTTTCCAAAGCTTCTCAGACTCCTCTATTGATAAATGGCACTCCTGTAGAAATGCCACgtcaattttttaatttttgatatACGTCAAtatctttttcctttttattgagTTCCCCAGTCCATTTACATTCCATGTAGCTAAATGTAATGAGCATGATGTAATCCTATCAGAAGTTATGTTGGCAATAATGTGATCATGTTGCAGTTGTGGATTTTATAGGTTTGATGGCCTTCCCCCCTAAATACCCATACACCCATCCCACCCCACTCCACCCCCCCAGTGCTACACTGCacgatgacaaaaaaaaagaaaaaaaaagtaaaaaataacacCACCCGTGCAAAACGTTCCCCCACAATTAGTCCGTAACCCCCCTCTGGCTCCAACTGCCTGCGTTGCAGGCTCTGCGACTATCACAAAGCATCATGCCAGTGTCAATTATCATATAGACATAAAACTCAAAGCATTTACTTTATGTCCATAGACAAAGTCATATGTGCACATAAATATATGTTACTCACGGCATGGAATCTATGAAGAGCATAGCCTTTCGTGCACAATCAAACACTTTAGGTCCTTCTTCTGTGAAGATAATCAGCCTTGCTGGAAAGTTCAGTCTAAACCGTATTCCTTGTTCGTGAAGCTTCTTTTTGCAGTACTTGAATTTCTCCCTACGTTGTTGGATGGCCTTTGAGTAGTCCGCAAACAGCATGATGTTGTAGCCTTCCCAATTCAGCGCGCCCTTCTCCCTTGCAGCACGAAGCACCAGGTCCCGGTCC
Encoded proteins:
- the LOC127534181 gene encoding homeodomain-interacting protein kinase 1-like yields the protein MARMMTQDSLFGSDSEYWTLRRMIHLLDLPPQYLIDAGRRSRLFFERMPNDWWRLKTPMDYFGTDLVHSDPTVYKFDSLEEMKTLCSETDNPAEADERRECIELLKAMLQWDDDDRITPSGILRHPFITKSYLSSR